The following nucleotide sequence is from Penicillium digitatum chromosome 5, complete sequence.
ACATTCCATGGCACCATTCTCAACATGTGTTTTGGCATGCGGTCAATGCTTCAATGCCGGCGGGGATCAGTTATGACGACCTTGAACAAAAGAAGCTCGATTCGAAAGTAGATATGGGAGCTTCCGGGTCCATGATGGAGTTAAAAACGGACAACGGTATCATTCGCGAAGAAATTTTGAAAACTGGATTGCATGATGTGATCATGGGATACCCAGTGGTCACAGTGGCGGTGATGCGAATTTTTGAAGCGGCAAATCCATCATTCAGATCCTCAACTCAACCATCTGCCCCTGGATGAGATCATCTAGGCATGGGTTTCCTAAAAACGCGAGCACACTATGCAGAACGAAAAACATCAGTTGCATTCCCCTGAAAGTATATTTGCAAGTGGAAATGTAAACCAACGAAGTCCCGCTCATTAAACACAAAACGGAGTATTTCAGTAAATAACTAGTGGAATATAATGCTTAACCAACAAATGAAAATAGAGCTCTTGTCCTGATTCAAAAGACATTCGAGGGTGTACGGCCGAGTCGTAGACAGGGCATATGTGGCGGTGCTGGTGATGCGGTGGCACATGCGGGGTTGCCAAGCCACCGGTGATATCATCACTAAAGACAGGCTGGGTGAGCATGTGAGCGAAACAAAAGCTTGGTGTTGGCGTGCAAAGCTGTTCTGATCATCGAATCATTCCACCTGAAAAATCACATAGGCGCTTGGGAAAGCCGATCTAAATATCACTACAATCTAAAGCGCGCGCACCCCCCTACATTCAGCACGCGCCCCGATTCGTCCTACTTTTTATCCTCGTACTTCCCATCGAGGGACCCGAAAGAAAAGCTTCTATCTCCATCATTAGTGTCTTGAATGCCTTCATTATGGCCATGCAATATCTCAGCCAAATTAAGAACCTGCGGCGTTCGTCGCAAGTGACCAGCGCTCCAAAGCCTATACTGACGGCGGAAGATGAAGCCTACCTACGCGAAGTCACTGCCCAGCCGGAACTCGTGCCCATTAaaacaaaagagaaagaacaaGACCCAAACGAAAGCCCTGCTGGAGCGTATCTGCAACCTGCAATAAGCGAACAAGCCGAAAACATCCCTCTACCTATCTCGCCAGGGGAAGAGTTGGCAAAAGAGCTTCGCGAGAAGGGTAGACAAGAGCGGAAGAGCTCCCAGTTAATATTGACAAGATCAGAGGCACCAAAGTCGGAAGTCTCAAAGCTCCCATCGAAGAAGAAACGATGGAGTGCCCTGTTTTGGAAGAAAAACACAGAGAAGGTTGGTCGCTTATTGGCCTGATGGTTCGGATATTTGCATCTGGCTTGAGCGTGTACTAAAATAAGACTTCCCACAAGTAGGACAATGATACCCCCGATGCAAACAAATCGCAGACTGAAACGGCGAAATCTCCGACCACATCGGAGACAACAAAAAACGGAAAAGACGTATACAAGGATAAAGATGCCGAGGACATGACGGATATCCTTGAGCGATTGAACCTGGCAGCGGACAACAACCGTGTATTTTCGATCAGTGAGGAGACACAAGAGCTTTTGCGCAAGTTCAAGCTCATCTTAAAGGATCTGATCAACGGAGTCCCAACTGCCTATCGTGATTTGGAGATGCTGCTGACAAACGGGAACCGCCAACTACAAGAAACCTACACGAAGCTGCCTGGTCCCATGCAAAAGTTGATTGAAAAACTCCCCGAGCGTTGGACCGAGACCCTGGCTCCGGAGATGCTGGCGGTTGCTGCTGACCGCGCCAGCAAAAGTGGTGTCAACGTAGAGAACGTTGGCAAGGCCGCTGCGGCTGCAGAGAAGATAGGAGTCAACATTCCAAATCTAAAGGAACTCGTGTCGAAGCCAGCTGCTCTTGTGGGCATGCTGCGATCCATCATGACATTTCTGCGAGCTCGATTCCCTGCTGTTATGGGCATGAATGTGCTCTGGTCCTTGGCAATGTTCAGTAAGTGAAGCAACGCACCAAGTGCAGGAGCATTTTGCTGACTATAGCAATCTCTAGTTCTCCTGTTTGTACTATGGTATTGCCACAAGCGCGGGCGGGAAGTTCGTTTGGAGAATGAGCGTCTGGTGACGGAAGAAGAGATCACCAGGCTTAACCAGGATACCTCTGAGGGTCTAATTCGCCCTACTGAGACTTTGACGACTACCGCCCTACCGGGCGCTACGTCTGATGAAATACGTAAAGGCGTTAGGAAGGTagaggaggcccg
It contains:
- a CDS encoding Monoacylglycerol lipase ABHD12 is translated as MAMQYLSQIKNLRRSSQVTSAPKPILTAEDEAYLREVTAQPELVPIKTKEKEQDPNESPAGAYLQPAISEQAENIPLPISPGEELAKELREKGRQERKSSQLILTRSEAPKSEVSKLPSKKKRWSALFWKKNTEKDNDTPDANKSQTETAKSPTTSETTKNGKDVYKDKDAEDMTDILERLNLAADNNRVFSISEETQELLRKFKLILKDLINGVPTAYRDLEMLLTNGNRQLQETYTKLPGPMQKLIEKLPERWTETLAPEMLAVAADRASKSGVNVENVGKAAAAAEKIGVNIPNLKELVSKPAALVGMLRSIMTFLRARFPAVMGMNVLWSLAMFILLFVLWYCHKRGREVRLENERLVTEEEITRLNQDTSEGLIRPTETLTTTALPGATSDEIRKGVRKVEEARVAPFEPAVPTEVGSESQKSTQQSTRPAAIPTRSKSRLYMFGRAKTEPVPNNVAPYPGT